The Ensifer canadensis genomic sequence CCCTGGCATGAAAACGCCAAGGTCGCAACGTTACGCGGACGCATCGATTTCGAACGCGAGAAGCGGCTTGAGATCGGCATCGATCCGCATCGCCAGTCCATGCGCCAGGCGATCCTGCTGGCGGCGAACGGCGCCAGCCATATCCGCAGCCATGTCGATATCGACACAACCCATGGCCTGCGCCTGATGGAAGGCATCATCGAAACGCGCGAGGCGCTCGACGGCATCATCGACATCGAGATTGTCGCCTTTCCGCAGTCGGGCCTGGTGACGCGCCCGGGCACGGTCGAGCTTCTCGACCAGGCTCTAAGCAATGGCGCGGAAGTCCTTGGTGGAATTGATCCTTGTGGCATCGACCGTGACCCGAAGGGACATCTCGATGTCGTCTTCGGCCTTGCGGAAAAACATGGCAAGCCGATCGACATCCATCTGCATGAAGCCGGCGAACTCGGCGCCTTCAGCATGGAGATGATGTTCGAGCGCATTCGTGCGCTCGGCATGCAGGGAAAGGTTGCGATCAGCCACGCCTTTGCGCTCGGCGCTCCGGATTACCTGCGGGTCGCCGGCCTGATCGAGCAGATCGCCGACCTCGACGTGCGCATCGTCACGACGGGCTCGCCGTCCTCGACGGTACCGTCAATCCTGCGCCTCAAGGAGGCTGGTGTGAAGGTTGCGGCCGGTTGCGATGGCATTCGCGACACCTGGGGCCCGTGGGGCCAGCCGGATATGATGGACCGCGTTCGCATCCTCGGCATGAAGAACGGCCTGCGCCGCGACGTCGACCTGGGGCATGCGCTTCATGTCTGCTCCACCGGTGGCGCTGACGTCATGGACATTGCCGGCTACGGCCTGGAAGTCGGCTGCAATGCCGATTTTACCCTGCTCGTCGGCGAAACGCTTGCCCATGCAGTCGTCGAAGTCGCACCACGTCCGCTGGTCGTCAAGCGCGGCCGTGTCGTTGCCCGTAACGGTATCGCGGAGGTAGCCATCCCATGATCGACCTCAAGGATTTGAAACTCGGCACGCGTGCCGAAGGCCGCACACTGTTGACGGCGCAATGGGTTCTCGGCCACCGCGACGGCAGTCACCGTCTCATCCCAAACGGCGAAGTGGTTATCGAAGGCGGCAGCCTGCTTTATGTCGGGCCGCACTTCGAGGGCGAGGTCGCACGCAGGGTGGATTTCGGCGCGGCGATGATCAGCCCCGGCCTGATCGATCTCGATGCCCTCTCGGATCTCGACACGACGATCCTTTCCATCGACCATCAGCCAGGCTGGGCCAAGGGCCGGGTCTGGCCGCGCTCCTACGTCGAGCGCGGGCCTTATGAAATGTATACGCAGGAGGAACTGGCGTTCCAGAAACGCTTCTCCTTCGCTCAGCTTCTGCTCAACGGGATCACCACCGCGGCACCGATCGCGTCGCTGTTCTATCGGGAGTGGGGCGAAACGGTCGAGGAGTTTGCAGCCGCCTCGGATGCCGCCGGCGATCTCGGCCTGCGCGTCTATCTGAGCCCTGCCTACCGCTCCGGCGGCATGGTGCTGGAGGCGCCAGGACAGCTCGATGCAGTCTTCGACGAGGCGAGGGGCCTTCAGGGTCTCAACGATGCCATCGGTTTCATCCGTGAGCATGATGGCCGTCATGGCGGTCTGGTTCATGGACTTCTGGCCCCTGATCGCGTCGAGACCTGCACCGAGGCGCTGCTGAGGAGAACGGCGGATGCCGCGCGCGATCTCGATTGCTCGATCCGGCTGCACGCCGCACAGGGCACGATGGAGGTCGATACGGTCCGTCGTCTTCACGGCAAGACGGCGCCGGAGTGGATGGCGAGCCTCGGCTTCCTGAGTTCGCGGTTGATCGCCCCGCATGCCACGCAGGCAACGGCCAACGATCTCAAGCTCTATGCCGACAACGGCGTCAGCATCGTCCATTGCCCAATGGTCTCGGCACGCGGCGGCAGCACGCTCAACTCCTTCCGCTCGGTCAAGGAGCGCGGCATCAACATCGCCATGGGTACGGACACGACGCCGCCCGACATGCTGATGAACCTTCTGGTCGGCCTCATCACCTGCCGCGTAGTCGAGGGCGACACCGCAGCCGTCAGCTGCGCCGATCTCTTCGACGCCGCCACGCTGGGCGGTGCGAAAGCTCTGGGACGCAGCGATCTCGGGCGGCTCGAAGCAGGCGCCCGGGCTGACATCGCGGTCTTCGACCTGATGGATCACCACATGGCGCCGGCGATCGACCCGATCACGACGCTGGTTGTCGGTGGCTCGGGGCGTGTCACCAAGACAGTCTTCGTCGATGGCCGTCTCTCCATGCACGAAGGCAAGGTCGCCGGCATCGACATGGATGCGGCACGCCGGCAGGCACAAAAGCAGTTTGACGGGCTGATCGCCAAATACCCCGAACGCAGCTGGGCCCATCCACCCGTCAGCGAAATCTTCCCACCCAGCTATCCCTTGGAGGACCTGCGGCATGAGTGAGCTCGTAACTTCGCCGGTTCTCGACGTGCGCGGACTTTGCGTCGAGTTTCCCGGACGGCACGGCACCGTGGCGGCATTGTCCGACGTCTCGCTCAGCATACGGCCGGGCGAGATCCTGGGTGTGGTCGGCGAATCCGGCGCCGGCAAGTCGATGACCGGCCTTGCCGTCCAGGGTCTGCTCGAACCGCCGGGACGGATATCCGGCGGTGAGGTCTGGCTTTCGGGTCGCCGCATCGACCAGCTTTCCGACAGGGAAATGCAGGGCGTGCGCGGCCGACAGATCGGCGCGATCTTCCAGGATCCGCTGACATCGCTCAACCCGCTCTTTACCGTCGGCGCGCAACTGGTCGAGACGATCCGCCTTCACCTGAAGCTGTCGAAGCAGGGTGCCAAGGAACGGGCTATCCACCTCCTGAAGGAAGTGGGTATTCCAGCACCTGAGGCACGTTTCGATCACTATCCGCACCAGTTCTCGGGCGGCATGCGGCAGCGTGTGGTCATTGCGCTTGCGCTTGCGGCGGAGCCGAAGCTGATCATCGCCGACGAACCGACGACGGCGCTGGATGTTTCGATCCAGGCGCAGATCACCTCTCTGCTGCGTCGTCTCTGCGACGACCACGGGACATCCGTGATGCTGGTGACGCACGATATGGGCGTGATTGCCGAGACAGCCGATCGGGTCGCTGTGATGTATGCCGGTCGTCTGGTCGAGATCGGGCCCGTGGAAGAAGTGCTGCGCAATGCGCGCCATCCCTATACGCGCGGGCTGATGGGTTCGATCCCGGCACTTGGGCGCCGTGTCGAGCGGCTGAACCAGATCGACGGCTCGATGCCACGCCTGAACGCCATCCCGCGTGGATGCGCCTTCAATCCGCGTTGTCCCGAGGCAGGACCGCGTTGCCGTGAAGATCGCCCGGAGCCGACCCCGGTCGGCCTGGGCGTCAGTGCTTGCTGGCTCAATGCAGGAGGAGTTCTATGAGTGACGCCCTGACCGTCAATGATCTGACGTGCAATTTCGATGTGTCGGCCCCCTGGCTGAACCGGGTCCTGGAGCGCAAGCCGCGCCAGTTCGTGCGCGCGGTGGACGACATCAGCTTTTCCGTGCCGATGGGCGGCTGCCTTAGTCTCGTGGGAGAATCCGGCTGCGGCAAGTCGACCGTCGCCCGGCTTGTCACCGGCCTC encodes the following:
- a CDS encoding ABC transporter ATP-binding protein produces the protein MSELVTSPVLDVRGLCVEFPGRHGTVAALSDVSLSIRPGEILGVVGESGAGKSMTGLAVQGLLEPPGRISGGEVWLSGRRIDQLSDREMQGVRGRQIGAIFQDPLTSLNPLFTVGAQLVETIRLHLKLSKQGAKERAIHLLKEVGIPAPEARFDHYPHQFSGGMRQRVVIALALAAEPKLIIADEPTTALDVSIQAQITSLLRRLCDDHGTSVMLVTHDMGVIAETADRVAVMYAGRLVEIGPVEEVLRNARHPYTRGLMGSIPALGRRVERLNQIDGSMPRLNAIPRGCAFNPRCPEAGPRCREDRPEPTPVGLGVSACWLNAGGVL
- a CDS encoding amidohydrolase family protein, whose amino-acid sequence is MIDLKDLKLGTRAEGRTLLTAQWVLGHRDGSHRLIPNGEVVIEGGSLLYVGPHFEGEVARRVDFGAAMISPGLIDLDALSDLDTTILSIDHQPGWAKGRVWPRSYVERGPYEMYTQEELAFQKRFSFAQLLLNGITTAAPIASLFYREWGETVEEFAAASDAAGDLGLRVYLSPAYRSGGMVLEAPGQLDAVFDEARGLQGLNDAIGFIREHDGRHGGLVHGLLAPDRVETCTEALLRRTADAARDLDCSIRLHAAQGTMEVDTVRRLHGKTAPEWMASLGFLSSRLIAPHATQATANDLKLYADNGVSIVHCPMVSARGGSTLNSFRSVKERGINIAMGTDTTPPDMLMNLLVGLITCRVVEGDTAAVSCADLFDAATLGGAKALGRSDLGRLEAGARADIAVFDLMDHHMAPAIDPITTLVVGGSGRVTKTVFVDGRLSMHEGKVAGIDMDAARRQAQKQFDGLIAKYPERSWAHPPVSEIFPPSYPLEDLRHE
- a CDS encoding amidohydrolase family protein, yielding MSNLLIRNVRPHGGAPKDILIRNGKIEAIGQNLQADGLAIEDGRGHIAIPGLVEAHTHLDKSVWGMPWHENAKVATLRGRIDFEREKRLEIGIDPHRQSMRQAILLAANGASHIRSHVDIDTTHGLRLMEGIIETREALDGIIDIEIVAFPQSGLVTRPGTVELLDQALSNGAEVLGGIDPCGIDRDPKGHLDVVFGLAEKHGKPIDIHLHEAGELGAFSMEMMFERIRALGMQGKVAISHAFALGAPDYLRVAGLIEQIADLDVRIVTTGSPSSTVPSILRLKEAGVKVAAGCDGIRDTWGPWGQPDMMDRVRILGMKNGLRRDVDLGHALHVCSTGGADVMDIAGYGLEVGCNADFTLLVGETLAHAVVEVAPRPLVVKRGRVVARNGIAEVAIP